A genomic region of Larus michahellis chromosome 25, bLarMic1.1, whole genome shotgun sequence contains the following coding sequences:
- the LOC141734807 gene encoding kelch-like protein 10, whose amino-acid sequence MEHVPEPADRQGFYYYAGGRARTKCCKHPRVAEASPTASGLEVGDSLPRGAYSSSSPRERKMSAVACTASHGLCPEGTPSDVIISVDGIEFNAHKMVLSNCSAYFRALFSSNCSSADSNVYQIHGASPETMGLLIEYAYTGTVPLTEDNVESLLVAADQFNVLGIVRLCCHFLKAQLCSENCVGIWRFTHYYYCADLREAAHEFILRHLEEVSRVSAEFLALSFNDLQRLLEKGELPVREEATLEAVLTWAAHDLPNRRQHIVFLLSKEGWRSGQKGFFFLK is encoded by the exons ATGGAGCACGTTCCAGAGCCAGCAGACAGGCAGGGATTCTACTACTACGccggagggagggcaaggacaaaGTGTTGTAAGCACCCCAGAGTGGCAGAAGCGTCTCCCACTGCCTCAGGCTTGGAGGTGGGTGACAGCTTGCCTCGTGGCGCatactcctcctcctcacccagggagaggaagatgagtgctGTGGCTTGCACCGCCTCCCACGGGCTTTGCCCGGAAGGGACACCAAGCGACGTGATCATCAGCGTGGACGGCATTGAATTCAACGCGCACAAGATGGTCCTCTCTAACTGCAGTGCGTACTTCAG ggctttgttctccagcaACTGCAGCAGTGCCGACAGCAACGTCTATCAAATCCACGGCGCTTCCCCTGAAACGATGGGGCTTCTCATCGAGTACGCCTACACCGGCACAGTGCCCCTCACAGAGGACAATGTTGAAAGTTTGCTCGTGGCGGCAGACCAGTTCAACGTCCTGGGCATCGTCAGACTGTGCTGCCACTTCTTAAAAGCCCAGCTGTGCTCGGAAAACTGCGTCGGCATCTGGAGATTCACCCACTACTACTACTGTGctgacctgcgagaagcagcccacgAGTTCATCCTGCGTCACTTGGAGGAGGTGAGCAGGGTGTCCGCAGAGTTTCTGGCACTCTCCTTCAATGACCTGcaacgcctgctggagaagggggagCTCCCTGTGAGAGAAGAGGCCACGCTGGAGGCCGTTCTCACCTGGGCTGCTCATGACCTGCCCAACAGGAGGCAGCACATTGTCTTCTTGCTGAGCAAGGAGGGCTGGAGgagtggacagaagggatttttcttcttaaaataa